From a region of the Listeria monocytogenes ATCC 19117 genome:
- a CDS encoding D-alanine--D-alanine ligase, with protein MKTKLILLYGGKSAEHEVSLQTAFSVINALDLEKFEAAPIYITNEGEWIQGPLLSGKLDFVEQLRFSATDTIKLATTESEKSEGEAISPAVLEADGQETVVFPLLHGPNGEDGTVQGLFEVLNIPYVGNGVLASSAAMDKIVMKKIFADAGIPQVPAVAVRLIDWKNYQAEMVAEMEEVLTYPVFVKPANLGSSVGISKATNKKELADAMTEAFLYDRRVVVEQGVVAREIEMGVLGNDTPVCSVPGEILPEGAVATFYDYKAKYQDNNTALIIPTEVDPEILEQMKEYAVQAFLGLDASGLVRADFFLTEDNQLFLNEVNTMPGFTPYSMYPLLWQETGLPYGALIERLVDLAKERHAAKNALKYKLED; from the coding sequence ATGAAAACCAAATTAATTTTGTTATACGGTGGGAAATCTGCTGAACACGAAGTTTCCTTACAAACAGCATTTTCAGTTATCAATGCTTTGGATTTAGAAAAATTCGAAGCTGCGCCAATATATATTACGAATGAAGGTGAGTGGATTCAAGGACCACTTCTTTCTGGGAAGTTAGATTTTGTTGAACAATTACGTTTTTCGGCTACAGATACAATAAAACTTGCAACAACTGAATCAGAAAAATCAGAAGGGGAAGCGATTAGCCCGGCCGTTTTAGAAGCAGACGGACAAGAGACAGTCGTATTCCCGCTTTTACATGGTCCAAACGGAGAAGATGGCACTGTTCAAGGATTGTTCGAAGTATTAAACATTCCATATGTTGGTAACGGGGTCTTGGCATCTTCTGCTGCAATGGACAAAATCGTGATGAAGAAAATCTTTGCAGATGCTGGAATCCCGCAAGTTCCAGCAGTTGCTGTTCGATTAATTGATTGGAAGAACTATCAAGCGGAAATGGTTGCGGAGATGGAAGAAGTACTTACCTATCCAGTTTTCGTAAAACCAGCAAACCTTGGTTCGAGTGTTGGTATTAGTAAGGCAACGAACAAAAAAGAATTAGCGGACGCAATGACAGAAGCATTTTTATATGACCGTCGTGTGGTTGTTGAACAAGGTGTTGTTGCGCGCGAAATCGAAATGGGCGTACTTGGAAATGATACGCCAGTTTGCTCTGTTCCGGGTGAAATTTTGCCAGAAGGTGCAGTTGCTACGTTTTACGATTACAAAGCAAAATACCAGGATAATAATACTGCGTTAATTATTCCGACTGAAGTAGATCCGGAAATCTTGGAACAAATGAAAGAATATGCGGTTCAAGCATTCCTAGGGCTTGATGCAAGCGGACTAGTGCGAGCGGACTTTTTCTTAACGGAAGATAATCAGTTATTCTTAAATGAAGTGAATACAATGCCTGGTTTCACACCGTACAGCATGTATCCTCTTCTTTGGCAGGAAACGGGCTTACCTTACGGAGCGTTAATTGAACGATTAGTCGATTTAGCGAAAGAACGCCACGCAGCCAAAAATGCACTTAAATATAAATTAGAAGACTAA
- the sugE1 gene encoding quaternary ammonium compound efflux SMR transporter SugE1, protein MAWFYLIMAGLSEIVWAFGLKESHGFTMLGWSLLTIAFLIVSFGLFSISMKSIPIGTAYAVFTGIGAAGTAIIGMIFLSEGVSFWKIVSLIVLLTGIIGLKLVDGNESEKEAK, encoded by the coding sequence TTGGCTTGGTTTTATTTAATTATGGCAGGATTATCAGAAATTGTTTGGGCTTTTGGACTAAAAGAATCGCATGGTTTCACGATGTTAGGGTGGAGCCTTTTGACGATAGCATTTTTGATAGTTAGTTTTGGTTTGTTTTCGATTTCCATGAAGTCCATTCCAATTGGGACGGCGTATGCGGTTTTTACTGGAATTGGGGCTGCTGGGACAGCGATTATTGGGATGATTTTCCTTTCAGAAGGTGTTTCTTTTTGGAAGATCGTTTCGCTTATCGTATTATTAACAGGGATTATTGGTTTGAAATTAGTGGACGGCAATGAGTCTGAAAAGGAGGCTAAATAA
- the sugE2 gene encoding quaternary ammonium compound efflux SMR transporter SugE2 codes for MDWIFLLVAGLCEMVFVVMLKLSDGFKKVGYAILTIIFMSASFFLLSLALKTIPIGTGYAIWTGIGAVGSVTLGMIVFKERKSVGKLLFITMIIAGVVGLKLTSGV; via the coding sequence ATGGATTGGATATTTTTACTCGTAGCAGGTTTATGCGAAATGGTCTTCGTTGTCATGCTAAAATTATCAGATGGCTTTAAAAAGGTTGGATATGCGATACTGACGATTATTTTTATGTCTGCAAGTTTCTTTTTACTATCCCTCGCGCTTAAGACGATTCCAATCGGTACAGGTTATGCGATTTGGACCGGAATTGGTGCCGTTGGTAGTGTGACACTTGGAATGATTGTTTTTAAAGAACGTAAAAGTGTCGGCAAATTGCTCTTTATTACGATGATTATTGCCGGCGTGGTCGGTTTGAAATTAACATCTGGTGTTTAA
- a CDS encoding Lmo0850 family protein yields MDNNQKDLNQVIRQLKEKGIVVEKTKSRKDIWKAVSNKAMPNMTLRLQ; encoded by the coding sequence TTGGATAATAATCAAAAAGACTTGAATCAAGTAATTCGTCAGCTCAAAGAAAAAGGAATAGTAGTTGAAAAAACAAAATCACGAAAAGATATTTGGAAAGCGGTTAGTAATAAAGCGATGCCGAATATGACACTTCGATTGCAGTAA
- the sugR gene encoding efflux SMR transporter transcriptional repressor SugR, with protein MTKKLIKEVALTLFAEKGYDGTVLSEIAKAVGIKTPSLYAHFASKEALFLEVYQDSIQMELTELGKVAERDDLVGEKKLQSIFFVATDFSSNPDEKKFFQRAVFYPPKSLFQELKEETKTYEQLTNRILRETLEKIVSEEALVRWMHVFYALLDGLSVEHGIYDETEFELRRKSAWAVLASLLK; from the coding sequence ATGACGAAAAAGCTAATCAAAGAAGTCGCATTAACTCTTTTTGCAGAAAAAGGCTATGATGGAACAGTGCTTTCGGAAATCGCGAAAGCTGTTGGAATTAAAACACCATCGTTATATGCCCATTTTGCATCAAAAGAAGCCCTATTTTTAGAAGTTTATCAAGATAGTATTCAGATGGAATTAACAGAACTAGGGAAAGTAGCAGAGCGAGATGATTTGGTTGGGGAAAAGAAGCTACAATCTATTTTCTTTGTAGCGACAGATTTTTCTAGCAATCCTGATGAAAAGAAATTTTTCCAGCGTGCCGTCTTTTATCCACCTAAGTCGCTTTTTCAAGAATTAAAGGAAGAAACAAAGACATATGAACAACTGACGAATCGGATATTACGCGAAACGTTAGAAAAAATAGTATCCGAAGAAGCACTTGTAAGATGGATGCACGTTTTTTATGCACTTCTTGATGGACTGAGTGTGGAACACGGCATTTATGATGAAACGGAATTTGAGTTGCGAAGAAAATCTGCTTGGGCAGTTCTCGCAAGTTTACTCAAATGA